TTCGAAGTTATAAGAGTCAGTTTCCTGCTGGTACACCATTTTAGGATAAACGGTTCCGAAGTTATCGTCTGCCACTACACGATAGTATCCCTCTCTTACATCATGCAGGTCAAGACGCTTCTTACTTTGTCCGAATAGTTTCCGTATATACTTTTTTTGCTGGGAGTTTATGCCTGTTATTTTAATCGAATTAAATTGCAGGGGATCTCTTTTCTTATGGAAGGCCTCTCTGCTTGCTTTTAATTCCGCCGGAGTAACTCTTCTTTCCACTGCCATCTTTATAGCTGGCATCTCGGCCATTGTTGCGTCATAGCCTCTTTTTATTAACTCTTTCACGGGCGAAAAATTAGAACTGGTATAGCCTGTGATATCTGGCTGAATATAAACGCCATTCTTACCAATTGTTGTAGAGTCGGTTTTTGAGAGGAACATGTATAGCAGAAAATGATCAATAAGCTTTTCATCTATATCTTTTGGATACTCATTGAAGATTTTAGATGATACGTTCGTCCCAATGATAAAGTCGGGCTTAAAATCTTTTTTCATAACGTCTACCGGGAAATTGTTGTAGAGCCCTCCGTCAAATACGTATTTGTCATTCACCTTGACTGGCCTGTATATAAAAGGAACCGCCAAAGTGCCTCTTACCGCCTCTACAAGGCTACCCTCGTTTACCACGATTGTTTTTTCGGAAAGTACATCTGACACCACACAACGGAAGGGTACGAAAAGACTGTCAAAATTGTTTTTTGCGTTAGCAGACGCCTGCGACAGGAGTTCAAATAAAGCAAAGTTCAAAGGAATATCGCTTATGATACTTGATCCGAATTTTGCATGAAGACCTGTGTCAATTTGAAGTTTTATAGATACTACCGATGGGTTATCGGGTTTCTTTTTGAAGTAATGCTTGTAACTACTCTCAAATCTTCCATTGATCCAGTTTTGAAAATCTGTACTTAGTGCCAGATATTCAATCTCAGAGGGAGAGTAACCGGCAGCGTATAAACTCCCTACTACTCCGCCCATAGACGTTCCGGTAATAAAGTCAACCGGAATATTGTTTTCTTCAAGCGCTTTCAATACGCCAATGTGAGCTAATCCTTTGGCTCCTCCACCACTGAAAACCAGTCCAACATTCTGTGCCTCGGTTATATTTACACAGAAAAAAAGTAAAAAAAACAGCAGCCTGAACTTCAAAAAATTCACCTGATAAAAGTACCAATAAAAAAAGTTCCGCCCTTAAGAGGACGGAACTTTTTTCAGCAGTGAGATATGAGCTATTAAAAAGAATAACCGACAGAGAACGACAGGACACGGTTTGTTACTTTTCCGTTTCCTCCTTCACCTCCCGGACGCAGGTCGGATAATCCAAGGCCATAACCGGCGCCAACATTAAATCCGCTGTTCAATTGGATACCTCCAATAAAGTTTACACCAAAGTCACCACGTTTTAAATCGTTTTCGCTCGCATCATCGCCATAGGAAAGATCACGGGTGCCCTCGGCAAACGCCTCACCGAGATTACCTGACACTTTCCGTTCGCCCGACACAGCAAAGGCGGCGTAGGGACCTGCTCCCAGATAAAGGTTGGTGCCCGTTGCGCCTAATGGTAACTTACCAACAAGGTTCACCGGAATCTCGATGTAGAGCGAGTTGTCTTTTACTTCGCCATTCAGCGCATTATAAGTCTGTTTGCCTCCCTTTCCTTGCAGGGAGATACCTGGCTGAAAACTAAATCCGTTTGAAACGGGTATATCAGCATAACCAGTAACATGGAAATTGGTATTTGCTTCTGATTCCAAATCATCACCATCTGTATCGGTGAAATGGTATTTGGGTAGGCTAACACCTGCTTTTAATCCCCATTTTACAGGAGACACAGAGCTTGTTTGAGCAAAAGCAGCACTTCCTATCAGGAATCCGGCTGCAAGTAGAGCTATTTTTTTCATTGTTTTCAATTTTAATTTAAAATATGTGTGTTGCCTGTCTTCGTTCAATTTGCACACCAAAATTCCTAAGAAGTAAAAACAGCTTCAGAAAGAGCATTTTACGTTATTCGAAATATTTTGGCCTTTATATTAAATGATTTGTTTGTAGGTCAATTTGTCCCCCAAAACAGACAATCGGGGGTCGTGATAGCGACAAATTGATGTGAACTCCATCTCCTGTTCGTAAAATGAAACTTTGGCGCATGAAAAACGTAGAACACCGAACGTTTTACAGGAAGAATGTTTAAACGTAAGTCTTGAACACTTTTAAAACGCAAGATTGCAGAAGACTCTGGAAATAAAAAACAAACGCATATATGAAGAGATACTTACTAATTGCCGGTGTGCTGGGTTTATTTACAGTGTCCTCCTGTAAAAGATCTGAAGTCGCTGAACCAAAAATTACTAATCTTGACAACATTGTTGTGCCTGAAGGCTTTACCTGGGAGAACTCGAGGGAGGTAACCTTTAGTATTGGTATTTCTGATACAAGATTTCAGGATGCGATTCACCGCATAGCGATATACGATGGCGATCCATCTGCAGGGGGAGCGATGATTGCAGGCGGTGCGGCCTCTCTTGTCAGTTCTTTTAACGTCAAAGTTTCTCTTGCATCCGTTATCAATACCGTCTATGTTGTAAAAGCTGCTCCTGATGGCTCGGAGGTCATAGAAAAGGTGGAACTGAATGGAAACAACGTGTCTTTATCCATAGGGGCTCAAAGTATTACCCGTACGTTGGTGGCAAGTAACGTTTTGCCCAGACTTATGAGTTCAGGTAGCCAGTCGGCTGTTTCCTCATCCCAGGACTGCAGTACTGGTTGTACGACTACTATAACTACCAGTACTCAGGTTAATTCGAATAACGATAATGAGGTAGTTTGTATTACCGGAAGCAATATTACTGTTTCGCTAAACATAAATGGTGGAACGGTGAGGATTTGCGGATCGAATGTACTCGTTTCTGACGCCAATTTAAATAACACCTCCAAATTGATCATCGCGCCGTCTGCCTCCGTCACATTTAACAATTTAAGCATTAACGGCTCGTCTTCTTCGTTTGAGAACTATGGAACAGTTACGGTAAATGGCTCATTTTCTCCTGGAGGGATTACCAGCAATAATGGAACATTGACTGTGAAAAATGATTTTAATTTGAATAGCGGGTCAACATTCACCAACAGCGGTATTTTAAACATCGCGATGAGTATGAATGTGAATACAAGCAATGTTTCTCTCAATACCGGAAAGATTATAACAGGTGGGGACTTTAAATTAAACGGCGGCAGCCGTTTTATAAACAATTGTTCGCTATGGATTAAAAATCAGTTTCATAATAATTCGGAAATGAAAAATTATGGGCTGATAAAGGTTGATAACGAAACAGTTATTAACGGAGGGTCGGTTACTGCTCTGTATAACGGTGCTATGCTCAAGACGGTCAATATGATGATGAATGGTATGGTAACCGGAAGCGGATCAACGTCGCTTATAAAAGTTTCAGCACGTACGGTAATAAACGGTGGTGCTGGAGCCACGGGTGCAATTCAGTATTGCGACCAGAATGGAATTGAAACAAATTACGGTTCTTTTTCTAATGGCGCTGCTCAGGGCTGTAGTCTTTATATTCCTGTTACCGCCTGTAATTCTGAAGGAAATGGAGTTGCTCCTGTTAAGGATAGCGATGGCGACGGTGCGGCTGATGCGATCGACGCTTATCCGGACGATGCGTTAAGGGCTTTCAATAATTATTATCCCTCCAATTCGGCCAGTGCTGCTTCTACACTTGCTTTTGAAGACAGATGGCCTTTAAAGGGCGACTACGACCTGAATGATATCATAATCTCTTATCGCTACAATATTATAACCAATGCGCAGAATAATGTGGTTCAGGTAAGCGCCACTTATAACCTGCACGCTACAGGAGGTACATACCAAAATGGTTTTGGGGTTGAATTCCCTTTAAACCGCTCAGATGTCGGCACATTAACCGGAGGAACACTTGAAGCCGGACAGACGAAGGCGGTGGTAATTCTTTTTAATAATTCCAGAAACGAACAAAACTCCTGGAATACCAGGCCGGAGGAGGCGCTCGCAGCAGTTAAAACGTATACGGTTAATTTTAATGTTCAAAGTCGCCCGCCACTTAGTAGTTTTGGACTAGGCTCCTACAATCCTTTTATCTGGCATAGCAACCTTGGCCGGGGGTATGAAACTCACCTCGCCGGAAAAACACCAACCTCTCTCGCCAACGCGGCGTTATTTGGTACCGGCGACGACCGTACCGGATCAGGGAAATACTATGTAACCGAAAAAGGTCATCCATGGGCTGTCGATGTTCCGCAGTCATCCTTTAACTACCCGATAGAGGGAGTTGATATCTCAAGGGCCTATCCTAACTTTGTAAAGTGGGCCGGATCGGGAGGTGTAAGCTATACTGATTGGTTCAGCAATACCGCACAAGGGTATCGCGATAACAGCTTGCTGTTCCTGAAATAGCCCTGATTATCCCAAAGATAAAGCGGGGAATTATTTGCACACATCAGGTGAAAATAGTTCCCCGCTTTTCTTTTAAATGCTCCATAACGTGCTTAAAAAGCGGGGTTTTTTCTGGCATCACTTTAGCAATTAACACAGCAACATGAAAAGAATTTTACTTTTAGCCGCTTTAGGAGGTATCCTTAGTGTTACATCCTGTAAAAAAGATAATTCCACTCCGTCAACTGAACCTCTGAAGATGGAGGACCTCATCGTTAAAGAGGGATTTGACTGGTCAACAACTAAGGCAATAAAATTTAATATCGGCATAACCGATACCCGGTTTGCAAATGCAGAGCATAGCATCTCTATTTACGACGGTGATCCGGCAAATGGGGGCAATATTGTTTCTACCGGTAAAGCGTCTCTAATCAGGGCGTTCATAGAGAAAATCAATTTTCCATCGGCAGTTAAAGATGTTTACGTTGTAAAAACATCGCCTGATGGTTCGACTATTACTGAAAAAGTAGCAATCAATAATACCGAAGTTTCGATAGCTTTTGGTCAGCAAAAAAGCAGTTCTTCTATATCGTCAGTTTCGGGCAAGAGCAGCTTCTCTGTCAGCGTCGACAATGCAGCATGTCCGGCTGGATCCACGGAAATAAATTCAAACATGAACAGTTGGTCAAGCGTGCCAGCAGGCCAAACACATTGTGTTACCGGAGATGTAAGGATTGAGGGATTGAACATATACGGAACCTTGAGGATCTATGGTAATGTAAGGAGCGAAAACCTTTCGGTTTATGGAGGTGGTAAAATCATAATTGTTAATGGCGGAACCTTCACCGGGAAAATCTTTCAGAACGCATCCAATGCTTATGTTGAAAATAATGGTGAAATTAATACTTTGGCTTACGACGATTTTTTCACAGGTGGTGAATTTGTAAACAACGGAACACTTAAAACCAAGAGATTTTCTGTTAATACATCGTCAAAATTTATAAATGCGGGAGAAGTTAACGCTTTAGGTGCAGTTGCAATAGGTGGGCGTAACTGCGAAAATAAGGGCACATTTATTATAGGGGGTAATTTTAGTATTAATTCAGACGCGACAAACTTTATAAATTCAGGTACAATCACAGTTACTGGGGATATGGCGGTGAATGGCACCGGAGGCATAAATCATCATAAGATCGATGTAACCGGTACTTTTTACCTTAACAGTAATTCAAGCAGCTATATCAATAACTGTATGATATTAGCAGGGAATGAGTTTCATGCGAATGCGATAATGAATAATTATGGCTATATAAAAGCGAAGGTAAAGTCGTTTTTAAATAGCAATGGTAAGCTGAAAATGTACAGTGGGGCAATGTTCAGCACTAAGGATTTAGCCATCAATTCGACTATTGAAGGAGACGGTAATGCGTCACTGGTAAAGGTTACAGGTGCTCATACAGTTCAATATAACATGGCAAAAACTAGTAACGGTGCGGTGTTTCTTGACCTGTATAGTAATCCTTCAGCAAAGGCTGATGTTTATATAGGTGTTTCAGGATGTAATCCGGAAGGATACGGAGTCCCGCCCATTTCTTATACTAAGTCAGTAAATTACGATAACGGAGGTTCTACTTTGATTTTCGAAGATAACTGGCCGTCAAAAGGCGACTTCGACTTAAATGATATTGTAATTTCCTATAAATATCTCATCACCAAAAATAGCAGCAATAAGGCAATTAAGCTTGAAGCCACTTATACGTTACTTGCGTCAGGCGCAGATTATAAGAATGGCTTTGGCGTGGAGCTGCCAACATTATTTTCAAATGCAGTATTAAGTGATAAAAGCAATGCGAGTATTGCTTTGGAGCAAGGGCAGGAGAAAGCGGTAGTTATACTCTTTGAAAACGCCCGTGAAGTACAGCAGAACTGGAACACTGTTGTGGGAAATGCACGATCTGCTTCTGTGACCTATTCTTTCACAATAACTTTTAATAATCCGGTATCCCTGGCAGACAATCCGTTCGATCTTAATCCTTTTGTATTCAAAAAGGGTACAACAGTAGGAAGAAATGAAATCCACTTACCCGACTACAGAGGCACTTCTTTTGCCGGTACTATTCTGGGAAATGGAGATAACTCGGCATCAAGGTATTATCTTACTAAAGATAAAGGGCTTCCCTGGGCTGTGAACGTCCCTGTTGCAAGTTTCAAATATCCGGTAGAAACAATGGATATTTCGCTGGCTTACCCTCTTATCAAAGACTGGGCTAAAACAGGAGGTGTAGAAGCTGACAAGTGGTATAATAATGGAAACCAGGAAAAGTGCTTTCCTGTAGCTGAGTAATTAACTTTATTAGTGCATAACAAGTACCTCCCGGTGGCACAGGTCTATTTTTTAGCAGTGCTGTCGGGAGGTGTTTTTGTTGTAGCGGGTGTAGCTTCCCTGTTTGGATTTACAAGCGTGGGGTTCGGCGAATGCGGATTTGGATTATTCTGAGGCGGTATTCTTGGGTGCCTGGGCCGGAAAAGGAATCTTTTTGTAGTATCTGTACTATCGTGCAAAATGCCTATTCCTGTAGTATCGGTTATTCTTAGAAGCCGTCTTTGCTTGTAGGCAGTAGCAGACGTATCGGAAACCTTCCTTGTTTTTTCATGTCTTTTTTTTGTTCGTGTTTGCGAATTTGCAGATTCCGCTGCCAGAGCAGCTACAAGGATCAGTGCTGTAATCAGATAGTTTTTCATAAAGATAGATTGATCTGGTAATAACCGTACGATGCACTACTTGTTTTGTTATTGATGATTTGTTAGGCTCTTTTTTAAGCACTAAATAAAGTTGGCCATCAATCAGAAAACAACTCAAACACCGGCGTGTTAATCTTCTATAAAAACAAATTATGAAGCGTTTCAAGATACAATATACGATCAAGGGTGAGCAGATAGACTTATACGCCGAACCAATGGATCTTAATCACAGGATGTATTCTCTTGAGCGAAAGCTGATGGATCCCCACCCCTTACTCATTGAACACGGTGAGCACGGCTGGTTTGTCAAATCGCAGGATAACTGGGGGTTAAGTAAAGAAGATGTGAATGAGCTTGGCGAATACCTTGAAAGAGCGTACGATCAAAGCCCCCCGGAATAATTAAGATAGAGTATTACGTCTAATAGCCAATGTGGTCTCTACACAAAAAGCGTTGTCTTCTCTTAATAAAAATCGTAGCATTTAAGACTATTATAGCCTTTATCTTTTGCCTCTCCGGTTTCGAAGCCAATGCTTAATTCGGAAGTACCGCTGGTATTTGAATAGTTTAATTTATTGGTAGTGGCGTCGTGGCTCACGCCAATACGAAGCTTTTGATTTTTGTAGCTATTTGTGAAAATGTCGAATATCAGCGAGAAGACGAAGGAGTCGCTCTGTCCTTTTCCATTTGACCTGAACCATGCACCTGCGTTTACACCTCTATATTTAAATTGCATTCCTGCGCTCACGGACGTTGCTTCTGCTTGTTTATAGTAAACAACGGAGGGGATCAGAAAGGTGTCATCTTCATTATAAGGGTCGGAAGGGTCTAGTGCATACCGGTAACTTGCGTGTACCGCGGTACGGATAGGAGTATAAACCTTACTTCCTGTAAAAGATTCATCCGGTTTATTCAGGTGCATCATAGAAGCTCCTATCATAGCATTTCCTATTACAAAATTAACACCGCTACCGGCGTCAAAATAATATTTGTTATCGTTATAAGGACTCTCTGCTGCAGACGCTCCTCCCTCAAAGCCGAGTCTTGGATCTAGCTGATCAGAGAATATTAGTTTACTGAAATCAAGCTTTCTGTTGGTAATACCAGCCTGCAGTCCAAAAGATGCAGTAAAACCCTCAGTTCCGACACTATAGGAATAAATGCCTGCTATATTGTTCTTTTTCAGGTACGCGGTTCCTTCAGATGAGCTGTTAAACATAAGCCCTACGGCGCCTCCTATGTTTGGAAGCTGATAATCAATTGAGGTACTCATATAATTAAGGTCGCCCGAAATGGAGCTCCACTGATTTCGGTAAATCATGTTCATTCTGAAGGATCCCTTAAATTCGCCATTCAGGGCAGGATTGAGATATACGGGGGCATTAAAAAACTGGGAATAAATATGATCCTGGGCCTCTGTTTTCAGGCTGGTTAAAAGAACTGCTGAAATAATGAATATTTTCTTTGCTTTAAAAATCACTCGCATCATTATCTGATTAAATGTATTGCTCCTGTCCTTTTGGGTTCCGAACTGTTATACGTCATACCAGGCCATTCGGTTCCATTTTTAAATGTTGCTGCTATCTCCCAGAAGTAAATACCCTGTGGAACGGTAACTCCGTTTCGGGTTCCATCCCAACTTTCTGAAGGTTCTCCTCTCGAATCAAGAGCCTCTGTATGCCAGATCAGTTCACCCCATTTATTAAATATCCTCATATGCCATTTTTCTATTCCCGAGCCTTTGACTTTAAATGTCCTTAACTCATTGGTTGCGCTATTCGGCATGAACGCATTAGGCACAAACAGACTACCCGGGATGCCTGATATCCTCACCGTTTTACTTAATGTATCTGTACAGCCTTTAGCATTGGTGACAATAAGCCGTACTTTATAAGATC
The window above is part of the Arcticibacter tournemirensis genome. Proteins encoded here:
- a CDS encoding patatin-like phospholipase family protein, with product MNFLKFRLLFFLLFFCVNITEAQNVGLVFSGGGAKGLAHIGVLKALEENNIPVDFITGTSMGGVVGSLYAAGYSPSEIEYLALSTDFQNWINGRFESSYKHYFKKKPDNPSVVSIKLQIDTGLHAKFGSSIISDIPLNFALFELLSQASANAKNNFDSLFVPFRCVVSDVLSEKTIVVNEGSLVEAVRGTLAVPFIYRPVKVNDKYVFDGGLYNNFPVDVMKKDFKPDFIIGTNVSSKIFNEYPKDIDEKLIDHFLLYMFLSKTDSTTIGKNGVYIQPDITGYTSSNFSPVKELIKRGYDATMAEMPAIKMAVERRVTPAELKASREAFHKKRDPLQFNSIKITGINSQQKKYIRKLFGQSKKRLDLHDVREGYYRVVADDNFGTVYPKMVYQQETDSYNFEMQARPERNFKVDLGAFISTRPISNTYVGLQYNYLRRKSYTIGTNFYFGRFYESAQATTRIDFPTALPFYIEGEFTYNHWNYLNSSKIFISNVNPIYIEQSDRKAVLKTGIPLSHNGKLEIQSGYINFEDNYSPNNTFTTGDILDHTSFDAFTAGFSLERNTLNRKQYASRGLNFVLNGSFYSGSEHYNPGNTFRDEPEFDNLGPEKHHREWFRLKISNEQYVFSKEIYSLGYLFETVVSNKPHFSNYKSTVLSAPAFFPLQDSKSLYLERFRANSYTALGIKNVFSFNKNLDLRLEAYIFQPIEPFGKKNLQSTTYKGIFAERSFAMTAGIVYHSPVGPVSLSFNHYDDDQKRYGVMFHIGYALYNKRCLE
- a CDS encoding porin family protein; amino-acid sequence: MKKIALLAAGFLIGSAAFAQTSSVSPVKWGLKAGVSLPKYHFTDTDGDDLESEANTNFHVTGYADIPVSNGFSFQPGISLQGKGGKQTYNALNGEVKDNSLYIEIPVNLVGKLPLGATGTNLYLGAGPYAAFAVSGERKVSGNLGEAFAEGTRDLSYGDDASENDLKRGDFGVNFIGGIQLNSGFNVGAGYGLGLSDLRPGGEGGNGKVTNRVLSFSVGYSF
- a CDS encoding LruC domain-containing protein; protein product: MKRYLLIAGVLGLFTVSSCKRSEVAEPKITNLDNIVVPEGFTWENSREVTFSIGISDTRFQDAIHRIAIYDGDPSAGGAMIAGGAASLVSSFNVKVSLASVINTVYVVKAAPDGSEVIEKVELNGNNVSLSIGAQSITRTLVASNVLPRLMSSGSQSAVSSSQDCSTGCTTTITTSTQVNSNNDNEVVCITGSNITVSLNINGGTVRICGSNVLVSDANLNNTSKLIIAPSASVTFNNLSINGSSSSFENYGTVTVNGSFSPGGITSNNGTLTVKNDFNLNSGSTFTNSGILNIAMSMNVNTSNVSLNTGKIITGGDFKLNGGSRFINNCSLWIKNQFHNNSEMKNYGLIKVDNETVINGGSVTALYNGAMLKTVNMMMNGMVTGSGSTSLIKVSARTVINGGAGATGAIQYCDQNGIETNYGSFSNGAAQGCSLYIPVTACNSEGNGVAPVKDSDGDGAADAIDAYPDDALRAFNNYYPSNSASAASTLAFEDRWPLKGDYDLNDIIISYRYNIITNAQNNVVQVSATYNLHATGGTYQNGFGVEFPLNRSDVGTLTGGTLEAGQTKAVVILFNNSRNEQNSWNTRPEEALAAVKTYTVNFNVQSRPPLSSFGLGSYNPFIWHSNLGRGYETHLAGKTPTSLANAALFGTGDDRTGSGKYYVTEKGHPWAVDVPQSSFNYPIEGVDISRAYPNFVKWAGSGGVSYTDWFSNTAQGYRDNSLLFLK
- a CDS encoding LruC domain-containing protein, giving the protein MKRILLLAALGGILSVTSCKKDNSTPSTEPLKMEDLIVKEGFDWSTTKAIKFNIGITDTRFANAEHSISIYDGDPANGGNIVSTGKASLIRAFIEKINFPSAVKDVYVVKTSPDGSTITEKVAINNTEVSIAFGQQKSSSSISSVSGKSSFSVSVDNAACPAGSTEINSNMNSWSSVPAGQTHCVTGDVRIEGLNIYGTLRIYGNVRSENLSVYGGGKIIIVNGGTFTGKIFQNASNAYVENNGEINTLAYDDFFTGGEFVNNGTLKTKRFSVNTSSKFINAGEVNALGAVAIGGRNCENKGTFIIGGNFSINSDATNFINSGTITVTGDMAVNGTGGINHHKIDVTGTFYLNSNSSSYINNCMILAGNEFHANAIMNNYGYIKAKVKSFLNSNGKLKMYSGAMFSTKDLAINSTIEGDGNASLVKVTGAHTVQYNMAKTSNGAVFLDLYSNPSAKADVYIGVSGCNPEGYGVPPISYTKSVNYDNGGSTLIFEDNWPSKGDFDLNDIVISYKYLITKNSSNKAIKLEATYTLLASGADYKNGFGVELPTLFSNAVLSDKSNASIALEQGQEKAVVILFENAREVQQNWNTVVGNARSASVTYSFTITFNNPVSLADNPFDLNPFVFKKGTTVGRNEIHLPDYRGTSFAGTILGNGDNSASRYYLTKDKGLPWAVNVPVASFKYPVETMDISLAYPLIKDWAKTGGVEADKWYNNGNQEKCFPVAE
- a CDS encoding PorP/SprF family type IX secretion system membrane protein is translated as MMRVIFKAKKIFIISAVLLTSLKTEAQDHIYSQFFNAPVYLNPALNGEFKGSFRMNMIYRNQWSSISGDLNYMSTSIDYQLPNIGGAVGLMFNSSSEGTAYLKKNNIAGIYSYSVGTEGFTASFGLQAGITNRKLDFSKLIFSDQLDPRLGFEGGASAAESPYNDNKYYFDAGSGVNFVIGNAMIGASMMHLNKPDESFTGSKVYTPIRTAVHASYRYALDPSDPYNEDDTFLIPSVVYYKQAEATSVSAGMQFKYRGVNAGAWFRSNGKGQSDSFVFSLIFDIFTNSYKNQKLRIGVSHDATTNKLNYSNTSGTSELSIGFETGEAKDKGYNSLKCYDFY